A single window of Anaerocolumna chitinilytica DNA harbors:
- a CDS encoding Cof-type HAD-IIB family hydrolase, with protein MKTLYISDLDGTLLNSQAELNPYTIETINTLIEKGMHFTVATARTAATVSKILAPLNLSVPVVLMNGVIRYDMKQKEYLNTLYLPEKTVSFILRTAKQFHLTGFLYQIKDNSLTTYYENLTNSGMLEYYTERKVKFNKTFIQKEDLIDAASEHSIYFAMIDKMELLLPAYEIYKNLPGVSTAFYQDNYNKEGMWFLEVFSNKATKYNAVMGLRETCGYDRVICFGDNLNDLPMFKASDITCAVANAKDEVKAAATYIIQKNTEDGVARWLIDHFKKDGRAGEVDD; from the coding sequence ATGAAAACTCTGTACATCTCAGATTTAGATGGAACGCTTCTTAACAGTCAGGCTGAACTTAATCCTTACACCATAGAAACTATTAATACTTTAATAGAAAAGGGTATGCACTTTACGGTAGCAACAGCCAGGACCGCAGCTACGGTATCAAAGATTCTGGCCCCGCTAAACCTCTCTGTTCCCGTAGTTTTAATGAACGGCGTTATCCGCTATGATATGAAACAAAAGGAATATTTAAATACCCTATACCTCCCGGAGAAAACGGTTTCCTTCATTCTTCGTACTGCCAAGCAATTTCATTTGACCGGTTTTTTATACCAGATTAAAGACAATTCTCTGACCACCTATTATGAGAATCTGACAAATAGCGGCATGCTGGAATATTACACCGAGCGGAAGGTCAAATTCAATAAAACATTTATTCAGAAGGAGGATCTTATAGATGCTGCCAGTGAACATAGTATCTATTTTGCCATGATTGACAAAATGGAACTACTGCTTCCGGCTTACGAGATATATAAGAACCTGCCCGGCGTCTCCACTGCTTTTTATCAGGACAATTATAACAAGGAAGGTATGTGGTTCCTTGAGGTATTCAGCAATAAAGCCACCAAATACAACGCTGTAATGGGCTTAAGAGAAACCTGCGGCTATGACAGAGTCATCTGCTTTGGCGACAATCTTAATGACTTGCCCATGTTCAAAGCCAGCGACATTACCTGCGCAGTTGCCAATGCCAAAGACGAAGTGAAAGCAGCTGCCACCTACATAATACAGAAAAACACAGAAGACGGAGTCGCCAGATGGCTTATAGACCATTTTAAAAAAGATGGAAGGGCTGGTGAAGTTGATGATTAA
- a CDS encoding MFS transporter: protein MKPYRNIWLMYAIAFLQGMVFYGPIATLYRQAAGINIFQITLIESISLALCLLFELPWGIVADRIGYKKTMVFCFMLYFISKIVFWKADGFGGFLTERILLSIVISGVSGVDSSILYLSCKKDQSQKVFGIYNYIQTTGLLIASVVFSLFIKDNYRLAGFLTVCSYGLAAALTLLLVEVKGESEVRPGVSEFLALLKRIVKTKHLLLFLAAVALLNETHQTITVFLNQLQYVKNGLSNTAIGYIYILVTLAGLLGVFSDGLTRKLGIQKFAVLLYTAAATACLLLGLTNSPWLSVVSILLLRISFSLFQPLQTELQNRQVITSNRATELSINAIIIDGVGITTNLIYGRLAEVNIIMPMFSGVFFCILGLLFFKLWQRGIKGTVFRYTKPRN from the coding sequence ATGAAGCCATATCGAAACATCTGGCTCATGTATGCCATCGCCTTTTTGCAGGGCATGGTATTCTATGGGCCAATTGCTACTTTATATCGTCAGGCTGCCGGTATCAACATCTTTCAGATAACCCTGATTGAAAGTATTTCTCTTGCCCTTTGCCTGCTCTTTGAACTCCCCTGGGGCATAGTGGCAGACCGGATAGGTTACAAAAAGACCATGGTATTCTGCTTTATGCTGTATTTCATATCAAAAATTGTTTTCTGGAAAGCAGATGGTTTCGGAGGATTTTTGACTGAAAGAATCCTGCTCAGTATCGTAATATCCGGTGTTTCCGGTGTCGATAGCAGTATTTTATATCTATCCTGCAAAAAAGACCAATCTCAGAAGGTCTTTGGTATCTATAATTATATACAGACTACAGGACTGCTTATAGCCTCGGTCGTGTTTTCACTATTTATAAAAGACAACTACAGACTGGCGGGTTTCTTAACTGTCTGCAGTTATGGATTAGCAGCAGCTCTTACCCTTCTGCTGGTTGAGGTAAAGGGAGAAAGTGAGGTTAGGCCGGGGGTGTCAGAATTTCTTGCTCTGTTAAAGCGCATTGTGAAAACCAAGCATCTTCTGCTGTTTTTGGCCGCCGTCGCACTGCTAAATGAGACCCATCAGACCATAACAGTATTCTTAAACCAGCTGCAATATGTAAAGAATGGCTTATCCAATACTGCTATTGGCTATATCTACATCCTAGTTACACTGGCTGGCTTGCTGGGAGTTTTCTCTGACGGACTGACTCGTAAATTAGGGATACAAAAGTTCGCAGTCCTTTTATATACTGCTGCAGCCACGGCCTGCCTGCTTCTTGGATTAACAAATAGCCCCTGGTTATCCGTGGTCTCTATCCTATTACTTCGAATCAGTTTCAGCCTGTTCCAGCCGTTACAGACAGAACTGCAGAACCGTCAGGTTATAACTTCAAACCGCGCAACAGAACTTAGTATTAATGCTATTATTATTGATGGTGTAGGTATCACTACGAATCTAATCTATGGCAGGCTGGCGGAGGTGAATATCATAATGCCTATGTTTTCAGGAGTATTCTTCTGTATCCTTGGATTGCTCTTCTTTAAACTTTGGCAACGTGGTATAAAAGGAACTGTATTCCGGTATACCAAGCCCAGAAATTAA
- a CDS encoding STM3941 family protein, protein MEKIIIEEKQTKAVRCFFRSFALLFLAVTLWVTGLRERVMVLSLLGFITAVVFGIRCIMNLMKASQKKPLITITFDSIIDSSSKNSIGRLSYQDIDRFCIAKEDNAIGIIPRDEDSFIKKLSPIKQQKAIDNKNYDKPAFLLYVGNAKDMSLEDIYTLLKKRLDDYRSLYD, encoded by the coding sequence GTGGAAAAGATTATTATTGAAGAAAAACAGACGAAAGCAGTGAGGTGCTTTTTTCGTTCTTTCGCTCTTCTTTTTCTGGCAGTCACTCTGTGGGTGACAGGGTTAAGGGAGAGGGTTATGGTACTTAGCTTATTAGGCTTTATAACAGCCGTGGTCTTTGGCATCCGGTGTATTATGAATCTTATGAAAGCTTCCCAGAAAAAACCTCTGATTACGATAACCTTTGATAGTATTATCGACAGTTCCTCCAAAAATTCCATAGGCAGATTATCCTACCAGGACATTGACAGGTTTTGCATTGCAAAGGAAGATAATGCCATTGGAATAATACCAAGGGATGAAGACTCCTTTATAAAGAAGCTCTCACCCATAAAGCAGCAAAAAGCAATTGATAATAAGAATTACGACAAACCGGCGTTTTTGCTCTATGTAGGGAATGCCAAGGATATGTCTTTAGAAGATATCTATACCCTTTTGAAAAAACGTTTGGATGATTACCGGAGCTTATACGATTAG
- a CDS encoding HAD family hydrolase — protein MKKKYLLFDLDGTLTNPQEGITKSLQYALHHVGIEVEDLNTLNRHIGPPLIDGLKEFWNLNEEEIKEATVRYREYFKEKGIFMNLKYEGMDSFLEALVKEGEILILATSKPEKFAREIMEHFHLEGYFTDICGATLDDTRRKKGDIIAYALEKNGISDKEQAVMIGDRYHDIEGAKENGISSIGVLYGFGNKEELTEAGADAIVKDLKELKELLLG, from the coding sequence ATGAAGAAGAAATATCTATTGTTTGACTTAGACGGAACCCTAACCAATCCCCAGGAAGGGATTACTAAATCGTTGCAGTATGCGCTTCATCATGTAGGGATAGAAGTGGAAGATCTGAACACGTTAAACAGGCATATAGGACCCCCTTTAATAGATGGCTTGAAAGAATTCTGGAATCTGAATGAGGAAGAGATAAAGGAAGCTACTGTCCGCTATAGGGAGTATTTTAAAGAGAAAGGAATCTTCATGAATTTGAAGTATGAAGGAATGGATTCCTTTCTGGAAGCCTTGGTAAAGGAAGGTGAAATCTTAATACTTGCAACCTCCAAGCCGGAGAAATTTGCAAGAGAGATTATGGAACACTTCCATCTGGAAGGTTATTTTACGGATATTTGCGGTGCCACATTAGATGATACCAGAAGAAAAAAAGGCGACATCATAGCTTATGCTCTGGAGAAGAACGGTATCAGCGACAAAGAGCAGGCAGTTATGATAGGTGACAGGTACCACGACATAGAAGGAGCGAAGGAGAACGGCATAAGTTCCATCGGGGTATTGTATGGGTTTGGAAACAAAGAAGAATTAACAGAGGCAGGAGCAGATGCCATTGTTAAGGATTTGAAGGAATTGAAAGAATTATTGCTCGGCTAG
- a CDS encoding exodeoxyribonuclease III, producing the protein MRFISWNVNGLRACLGKGFEDFFKEQDADFFCLQETKMEKEQWEHSFDGYYEFWNSAVKKGYSGTAIFAKREPLAVTYDLGIEKHDQEGRVITLEYDDFYLVNVYTPNSKRELARLDYRMEWEDDFRAYLKELDKKKPVILCGDLNVAHKEIDLKNPKTNTMNAGFTKEERNKMTELLENGFVDSFRYLYPDDTDRYTWWSYMFRAREKNAGWRIDYFIVSEVLKDKIRDSIIHKDTLGSDHCPVELDIEL; encoded by the coding sequence ATGAGATTTATTTCTTGGAATGTAAATGGATTAAGAGCTTGCCTTGGGAAAGGATTTGAGGATTTTTTCAAAGAACAGGATGCAGACTTTTTCTGTCTTCAGGAGACGAAAATGGAGAAAGAACAGTGGGAGCATTCTTTTGATGGGTATTATGAGTTCTGGAACAGCGCTGTAAAGAAAGGATACTCCGGAACTGCCATATTTGCCAAGAGGGAACCCCTTGCAGTGACCTATGATCTGGGGATTGAAAAGCATGACCAGGAAGGCCGTGTCATTACACTGGAATATGATGATTTTTATTTGGTGAATGTCTATACTCCCAATTCTAAGCGGGAACTTGCAAGACTTGATTACCGTATGGAATGGGAAGATGATTTCAGAGCCTATTTAAAGGAGCTGGATAAGAAAAAACCGGTTATCCTTTGTGGGGACTTAAATGTTGCCCATAAGGAAATTGATTTAAAAAATCCCAAGACCAATACCATGAACGCAGGCTTTACCAAGGAAGAAAGAAATAAGATGACGGAGCTTTTAGAGAATGGGTTTGTGGATTCCTTCCGCTACCTGTATCCGGATGATACGGACCGTTATACCTGGTGGTCCTATATGTTCCGAGCCAGAGAGAAGAACGCAGGCTGGCGTATTGACTATTTTATTGTATCAGAAGTCCTAAAGGATAAGATTAGAGACAGTATTATTCACAAGGATACTCTGGGCAGCGACCATTGTCCGGTAGAATTGGATATTGAATTATAA
- a CDS encoding LysM peptidoglycan-binding domain-containing protein, translating to MTIHIVSPNETIQSIAEYYGITEDKLIEDNGLDSADKLIVGQSLVIVKPEITYTVKEGDTLRDIADAFQVSLIELLANNPYLSEREFLYPGDILVIRYEKRGTITTHGNTVPNIDKTTLRKTLPYLTYISVLNYTAAKDGGIISYYDDSEIVQIAKAYGVAPLMLLTTLTIQGEANIIADFEVLLNEEFQRKQIDNILVILKEKGYFGLNLSLQYISLSNIQLYESYFANVTNRLNSEGFQVFVTINPNINESSNEVSFQKVDYSIINRLAQNIIFSSYEWAFNINPPSPITSINKTEMFLNYVLNYIPPDKIIIGIATLGYDWELPYVAGISNVNVISFDNVNDLASNNKVGIHYDDLSQTPYFTYTTNNQINHAVWFINAQTINATLELVSKYHLKGISVWNITVYNPQLWLIINAEYAIEKVL from the coding sequence ATGACAATACATATCGTGAGCCCAAATGAAACCATCCAGTCAATTGCAGAATATTATGGAATTACAGAAGATAAGCTTATAGAGGATAATGGACTTGACAGCGCAGATAAATTAATTGTAGGCCAATCCTTGGTTATTGTTAAACCGGAAATAACTTATACAGTGAAAGAGGGAGACACCTTAAGGGATATAGCCGATGCTTTTCAGGTATCACTTATAGAATTATTAGCCAATAATCCCTATCTTTCGGAACGAGAATTCCTATATCCGGGGGATATCCTTGTTATTCGATATGAGAAGAGAGGGACCATCACAACACATGGTAATACTGTTCCTAACATTGACAAAACTACACTTAGAAAAACCCTGCCATATCTGACCTACATCTCTGTCTTGAACTACACGGCTGCAAAGGATGGGGGTATTATATCATACTATGATGATTCAGAAATAGTGCAAATAGCAAAAGCGTATGGCGTAGCTCCGCTAATGTTGTTAACTACCCTTACAATACAAGGAGAAGCTAATATCATTGCGGATTTTGAAGTGCTTTTGAACGAAGAGTTCCAAAGGAAGCAGATAGATAACATTCTGGTTATATTGAAGGAAAAAGGTTACTTTGGCCTGAACCTCTCTCTTCAATATATTAGCTTATCCAATATCCAACTGTATGAAAGCTATTTTGCCAATGTCACCAACAGGTTGAACAGTGAGGGTTTCCAAGTATTTGTTACAATTAACCCTAATATAAATGAATCAAGCAATGAAGTAAGTTTCCAAAAAGTAGATTACTCCATCATAAATAGATTAGCTCAAAATATTATATTTTCAAGTTATGAATGGGCATTTAATATCAATCCCCCTTCACCTATTACATCTATTAATAAAACAGAAATGTTTTTGAATTATGTTTTAAACTATATACCACCTGATAAAATAATTATTGGTATAGCGACCTTGGGCTATGATTGGGAACTGCCTTATGTGGCTGGCATATCTAATGTAAATGTTATTTCTTTTGATAATGTAAATGATTTGGCAAGTAATAATAAGGTAGGTATTCATTATGATGACCTGTCACAAACTCCTTATTTTACGTATACTACGAATAACCAAATCAATCATGCAGTATGGTTTATCAACGCCCAAACCATTAATGCAACACTGGAGTTGGTGTCAAAGTATCATTTAAAAGGAATAAGTGTATGGAATATTACTGTTTATAATCCTCAGTTGTGGCTGATTATAAATGCGGAATATGCGATAGAAAAAGTGCTATAG
- a CDS encoding cyclase family protein, translating to MKIYDISQEVFTSVVFPGDEKPSFVRNSSMEKGDVCNVTILTMCAHNGTHMDAPFHFVREGKTIEELDLYHCVGDCTLKAFEKQPTAEELNEVLKHSRKKVILKGPVTITMELAKCILEYNLELIGVESQSVAPMEAPREVHVELLEKEVVLLEGLKLDEVEEGEYFLVAAPLKLGGSDGAPVRAILLDK from the coding sequence ATGAAAATATATGATATATCCCAGGAAGTATTTACGAGTGTTGTGTTTCCCGGGGATGAAAAACCCTCCTTTGTCAGGAACAGCTCTATGGAAAAAGGAGATGTCTGTAACGTTACGATACTGACCATGTGTGCTCACAACGGTACTCATATGGATGCACCTTTTCATTTTGTCAGAGAAGGCAAGACGATAGAAGAGCTGGATCTTTATCACTGTGTGGGAGATTGTACATTAAAAGCTTTCGAGAAACAGCCAACGGCAGAAGAGTTAAACGAGGTATTAAAACACAGCCGGAAAAAGGTTATCTTAAAAGGCCCCGTTACCATCACGATGGAGCTTGCTAAGTGCATTCTTGAATATAATCTGGAGCTTATCGGAGTGGAGAGCCAGAGTGTTGCACCCATGGAGGCACCCAGAGAAGTTCATGTAGAGCTATTAGAGAAAGAAGTAGTTCTGCTGGAGGGACTCAAACTGGATGAAGTAGAAGAAGGCGAATATTTTCTCGTTGCTGCTCCCCTTAAGCTAGGCGGCAGTGACGGTGCGCCTGTAAGAGCAATCTTATTGGATAAGTAA
- a CDS encoding M42 family metallopeptidase: MDTMEFIVETLKELVNIPSPSGYTKEVMKYVEKKALEFHYQCEYSKKGGLIISVPGQEEDTLGLSAHVDTLGAMVRSISSNGLLRFTLVGGFTLQSVEGSYCKIHTREGKTYTGTILSKSPSVHTYDDARTLERSEKNMEIRIDEQVKSKEDVLALGINTGDYVSFDPNFEYTNSGFIKSRHLDDKASVAVLLGLLKDMHEEEVVPRKNLKLVISNYEEVGFGASWLPSDISEFIAVDMGALGEDLNGSEYAVSICAKDSAGPYDYELTTKLINLANRFGIDFAVDIFPHYGSDVSAALRGGNNIRGALIGQGVHASHGMERTHIKGLENTLKLLEKFIIEK; this comes from the coding sequence GTGGATACCATGGAATTTATTGTTGAAACATTAAAGGAGCTTGTTAATATACCAAGTCCCTCAGGGTATACAAAGGAAGTAATGAAATATGTTGAAAAGAAAGCATTAGAATTTCATTATCAATGTGAATACAGCAAGAAGGGCGGTTTAATCATATCAGTTCCCGGTCAGGAGGAGGATACGCTTGGGTTATCTGCACATGTGGATACGTTAGGAGCTATGGTACGTTCTATTTCCTCTAATGGTCTTCTAAGATTCACCCTGGTAGGTGGGTTTACTCTTCAAAGCGTTGAAGGAAGCTATTGCAAGATACATACCAGAGAAGGTAAGACGTATACAGGAACAATTCTGTCCAAGAGTCCGTCCGTCCACACCTATGATGATGCAAGGACCTTGGAGAGAAGTGAAAAGAATATGGAGATAAGGATTGATGAACAGGTAAAAAGCAAGGAAGATGTACTTGCACTTGGTATTAATACAGGTGACTATGTCAGCTTTGATCCTAATTTTGAATACACAAATTCAGGCTTTATCAAATCCAGGCATTTGGATGACAAAGCTTCTGTAGCCGTTCTGCTTGGACTTTTAAAGGATATGCACGAGGAAGAGGTTGTTCCAAGAAAGAATTTAAAACTTGTAATCAGTAACTATGAAGAGGTTGGTTTTGGTGCAAGCTGGCTTCCGTCCGACATCAGCGAATTCATTGCAGTGGATATGGGAGCCTTGGGTGAGGATTTAAATGGCAGTGAATATGCCGTATCCATCTGTGCTAAGGATTCTGCAGGTCCGTATGATTACGAATTGACTACAAAGTTAATTAACCTTGCAAACCGTTTCGGCATTGATTTTGCCGTTGATATCTTTCCACATTATGGTTCTGATGTATCCGCAGCTCTCAGAGGTGGAAATAACATCAGAGGCGCTTTAATAGGACAAGGAGTTCATGCTTCTCATGGAATGGAGCGGACACATATTAAGGGCTTGGAAAACACTTTAAAACTTTTGGAGAAGTTTATAATCGAAAAATAG
- a CDS encoding S8 family peptidase, whose amino-acid sequence MTEAERFKIVSEKYADFITNDDARAAILNAYPDASVSLNFNNLSVIHIPVENMTFDSIHRFGFSSIPACFGLLTSNPDSYDYNLKNLPVSFKADDGYTGKDVLIGFIDTGIDYRNKAFLKEDGTSRILSIWDQSIENQNNPTRFLYGTEYNNETINKALKSVNPLEIVPSMDVIGHGTILAGVSGGSKNAEYGFSGVADNVTFAVVKLKPAKEYIKSFFSIPPDSICFQENDIISGVIYLHELALSVNKPLVICLGVGTSQSDHTGNRFLSRLLATVSEIKGRAVVVSAGNEGNRGSHYYGNIKPPASFDDVVLNIAENTYGFTMQFWGTAPNWFWIDVYTPDGGFITRIPPTTNNSILYSLENMTIIADSQIKEPYSTEQFIVLRFNKPIPGQWHFYVYGIKGDLPMRFHFWLPIHNFLTYGTTFVEPNNNTTIVAPGNNVSLICATAYNPANNTLYYYASKGNTITNMPKPDITAPGVNVLSPYLNNQFIRVTGTSVSSSYIAGVLALLLEWGITNGNFPQMSNALLKKIITQSATRRPNESYPNPDWGYGVVDINQMGSVINSIISVQENSIFRL is encoded by the coding sequence ATGACCGAAGCTGAACGGTTTAAAATAGTAAGCGAAAAATATGCTGATTTTATTACCAACGATGATGCCCGTGCTGCCATCTTAAATGCCTATCCTGATGCTTCTGTAAGCCTGAATTTTAATAATCTGTCAGTTATTCATATTCCGGTTGAGAATATGACCTTTGACAGCATTCATAGATTTGGCTTCAGCAGTATTCCGGCTTGCTTTGGTCTGTTAACCTCAAATCCTGATTCTTATGATTATAATCTGAAAAACCTTCCAGTTTCATTCAAGGCAGATGATGGTTATACCGGCAAAGATGTCCTGATTGGATTTATCGATACCGGAATTGATTACAGAAATAAAGCCTTTTTAAAAGAGGATGGCACCAGCAGAATTCTGTCTATTTGGGACCAAAGTATCGAAAATCAAAATAATCCTACCAGGTTTCTCTATGGAACGGAATATAATAATGAGACCATTAACAAAGCTTTAAAATCAGTAAATCCTCTGGAAATAGTACCAAGCATGGATGTAATCGGCCATGGCACCATACTAGCCGGCGTCTCCGGCGGATCAAAGAACGCTGAATATGGTTTTTCCGGTGTCGCTGACAATGTTACCTTCGCTGTGGTAAAATTAAAGCCGGCAAAGGAATATATAAAGAGCTTTTTTTCTATTCCTCCGGATTCCATTTGTTTCCAGGAAAATGATATTATCAGCGGCGTTATCTACCTCCATGAGTTAGCTTTGTCCGTAAATAAACCACTTGTTATCTGTTTGGGTGTTGGTACCAGCCAAAGTGACCATACAGGGAATCGTTTCTTAAGCAGATTATTGGCAACAGTGAGTGAAATAAAAGGAAGAGCTGTTGTCGTATCAGCAGGTAATGAAGGCAACCGGGGAAGTCATTACTATGGCAATATTAAACCGCCGGCTTCTTTTGACGATGTAGTGTTAAATATCGCTGAAAATACCTATGGCTTTACTATGCAGTTCTGGGGAACTGCTCCGAACTGGTTCTGGATTGATGTATATACTCCCGACGGAGGTTTTATTACCAGGATACCCCCTACCACCAATAACAGCATTCTCTATTCCCTTGAGAATATGACTATTATTGCAGACAGCCAGATAAAGGAACCCTATTCCACTGAGCAGTTTATTGTTTTAAGATTCAACAAACCAATTCCGGGACAATGGCATTTCTATGTATATGGTATCAAAGGTGACCTGCCTATGCGTTTTCATTTCTGGCTGCCCATCCACAACTTTTTAACATACGGGACAACATTTGTAGAGCCAAATAACAATACCACCATAGTCGCTCCCGGAAATAACGTAAGTCTGATATGTGCAACCGCCTACAATCCTGCCAACAATACTCTCTACTATTATGCCAGTAAGGGAAATACTATAACTAATATGCCTAAACCAGATATTACCGCCCCCGGCGTTAATGTCCTCAGCCCATATCTAAATAATCAATTCATCCGGGTAACCGGCACCAGTGTGTCCTCCTCCTATATAGCAGGTGTACTGGCTCTTTTGCTGGAATGGGGCATTACTAACGGCAACTTTCCTCAAATGAGCAATGCCCTGTTAAAGAAAATTATTACCCAGAGTGCAACCAGAAGGCCGAATGAGTCCTACCCGAATCCAGACTGGGGTTATGGCGTTGTCGATATTAATCAAATGGGAAGTGTAATCAACTCTATCATAAGCGTTCAGGAAAACTCTATTTTTCGATTATAA
- a CDS encoding YitT family protein produces the protein MIQNKHNYLSTVFRILMIITGACFSSIGLEIFLIPNNIIDGGIIGLSIISSYLSGLPLGLFTFALNFPFFLIGYKQIGKTFVLSTAFAVICLSIGVSILHPIPGVTHDIFLAAIFGGIINGTGVGLIIRAGGSLDGTEIVAIILDKKVSFSIGQIVMFFNFFILSGAGFIYGWDRAMYSLVAYFIAFKMIDIVVEGLDESKAVMIVSDRNEDITSAIIDRLGRGVTLLNGQGGFSRLSTNVIYVVVSRLEIAKIKNIVHSFDNDALVTIGSIEVAGKKYKKKSIH, from the coding sequence ATGATTCAAAACAAACACAACTACCTGTCGACGGTCTTTCGGATTTTAATGATTATAACCGGTGCCTGTTTCTCCTCCATTGGGCTTGAAATTTTCTTAATACCAAATAATATCATTGACGGCGGTATCATAGGCTTATCAATTATCAGCAGCTACCTGTCCGGTCTTCCTCTGGGTCTCTTTACCTTTGCACTTAACTTCCCCTTCTTTCTTATCGGCTATAAGCAAATAGGAAAAACCTTTGTACTCTCCACTGCCTTTGCAGTAATCTGCCTTTCCATCGGCGTTTCTATCCTTCATCCGATACCGGGTGTTACCCATGATATTTTTCTGGCTGCAATATTTGGCGGCATTATTAACGGAACCGGCGTAGGTCTGATTATCCGTGCAGGCGGTTCTTTAGACGGTACAGAAATTGTAGCAATTATTCTGGACAAGAAGGTCAGCTTCTCCATCGGCCAGATTGTAATGTTCTTTAACTTCTTTATCCTTAGCGGTGCTGGCTTTATCTATGGCTGGGACAGGGCTATGTATTCACTTGTAGCATATTTTATAGCTTTTAAGATGATTGATATTGTAGTGGAAGGACTGGACGAATCGAAGGCAGTTATGATAGTATCCGATAGAAACGAAGACATCACTTCTGCGATTATAGACAGATTAGGAAGAGGTGTTACCCTTTTAAATGGCCAGGGAGGTTTCTCAAGACTTTCTACCAATGTAATCTATGTAGTGGTTTCCCGTCTGGAAATTGCAAAAATCAAGAATATTGTACATTCTTTTGACAATGATGCTTTGGTTACCATCGGAAGCATCGAAGTTGCCGGAAAGAAATATAAAAAGAAATCAATTCATTAA
- a CDS encoding response regulator transcription factor: MSRILIVEDNKDVNFMLAETLSEAGYEVCPAYTGIEGVQKMKEEEFELILLDIMLPYKSGDMVLQEIRAFSDVPVIIISAKDMVHTKIDLLRLGADDYITKPFDLGEVSARVETLLRRIHRQKDKEQRYEFKELSLDSNGKHFYVKGQEVELTAKEYLIMELFLKNQDKVFTRAKLYETIWEEEYLGDDNTIKTHISNLRNKIKHADTAKEYIETVWGLGYRLNKK; the protein is encoded by the coding sequence ATGAGCAGAATATTAATTGTAGAAGATAATAAGGATGTTAATTTTATGCTTGCTGAGACCTTGTCGGAAGCTGGATATGAGGTATGCCCGGCATATACGGGTATTGAGGGAGTACAAAAGATGAAGGAGGAAGAGTTCGAGCTTATCCTGCTTGATATTATGCTTCCCTACAAAAGTGGTGATATGGTATTACAGGAGATACGAGCCTTTTCCGATGTGCCGGTTATTATTATATCAGCGAAGGATATGGTACATACGAAGATTGATCTGCTGAGGTTGGGAGCGGATGATTACATAACAAAACCATTTGATCTGGGTGAAGTATCAGCAAGAGTTGAGACACTGCTTAGACGAATCCATCGGCAAAAAGATAAAGAACAGAGATATGAATTCAAAGAACTTTCTTTGGATAGCAATGGGAAACATTTCTATGTGAAGGGTCAGGAAGTAGAGCTGACTGCCAAGGAATATCTTATTATGGAGCTTTTCCTTAAGAATCAGGACAAAGTATTTACCAGAGCGAAACTATATGAAACAATCTGGGAGGAAGAGTATCTTGGAGATGATAATACGATAAAAACGCATATCAGTAATTTAAGAAATAAAATAAAACATGCAGATACAGCAAAGGAGTACATAGAGACTGTCTGGGGGCTCGGATACCGGTTAAATAAAAAATAA